actcgctggtgttgtagcagtccttttttttttttttaaatttagagtacccaattcattttttccaattaaggggcaatttagcatggccaatccacctaccctgcacatctttgggttgtgggggcgaaacccacgcaaacacggggagaatgtgcaaactccacacggacagtgacccagagccgggatcgaacctgggacctcagcgccgtgaggctacagggctaacccactgagcgtTGTAGCAGTCctgatgattgagtgaatcccttaccacattcggtgcaggtgaacggcctctccccagtgtgaattcgctggtgtacaATGAGTTCAGATGACTGCCTGAACCCAGTTCCACAGTctgagcacctgaacggtctctcatcagtgtgagctCGCTGATGAAGCATTAGGTTGAGGGAACTTTTATAGCACCTCTCACAGTctacacatttaaaaggtctctcgtccatgtgaacctgctggtgtttcAACAGAGTGGAAGAATCagtaaatccctttccacacttggagcagttgaatggcctctccccagtgtgaactcgctggtgttgttGCAGCCCTgatgatcgagtgaatcccttcccacactctgggcAGGTGAATGGTGTCTCCCcactatgaactcgctggtgtctcagcaggttggatgaccaggtgaatcccttcccacactctgggcaggtgaacagtctctccccagtgtgactgggCTGATGGGCTTCCAGCTCAGACAGGGATCTGAATCCCTgctcacagtccccacatttctccGCACTGCCAGCATTGCTAGTTTCTTGCATGTTCAAAatccgatgatattcagatcctgatgtgatgtctGTTTTCCAACTGCAAATCCGCCCCTTCTAACatcctgtgaaattgatttaaaacagaaaaatagggagtgagagagaacccaaaaAACACAGGTTGTGAaactgagctgaatgaatcttgtcatttgtggggccggcactggaaAAAAGTGACCATGGAAATTGCTGGGTTGCCACGAAAAAACAACTGTTTCAGTAATGTCCTCAGGGGAGGGAACCTACCATCCGGTCTGGGCCTACACAGGATTCTGGCCTCTAtacgaacatatgaaataggagcaggagtaaacctATCatcaggaagaaatagcgaggcatctggatagaaattgtccgattgggcagacgcagcatgggttcatgaagggcaggtcgtgcctaaccaatttagtggaattttttgaggacattaccagtgcagtagataacggggagccaatgggtgtggtatatctggatttccagaaagcctttgacaaggtgccacacaaaaggttgctgcataagataaagatgcatggcattaagggtaaagtagtagcatggatagaggattggttaattaatagaaagcaaagagtggggattaatgggtgcttctctggttggcaatcagtagctagtggtgtccctcagggatccgtgttgggcccacaattgttcacaatctacatagatgatttggagttggggaccgagggcaatgtgtccaagtttgcagatgacactaagatgagtggtaaagcaaaaagtgcagaggatactggaagtttgcagagggatttggataggttaagtgaatgggctagtgtctggcaaacaatggaatacaatgttgacaaatgtgaggttatccattttggtaggaataacagcaaacgggattatttaaacaataaatattaaagcatgctgctatgcagagacctgggtgtgctagtgcatgagtcacagaaaagttggtttacaggtgattaagaaggcaaatggaattttgtccttcattgctagagggatggagtttaagactagggaggttatgctgtaattctataaagtgttagtgaggccacacctggagtattgtgttcagttttggtctccttacttgagaaaggacgtactggcactggagggt
The sequence above is drawn from the Scyliorhinus canicula unplaced genomic scaffold, sScyCan1.1, whole genome shotgun sequence genome and encodes:
- the LOC119960649 gene encoding zinc finger protein 664-like, which encodes MQETSNAGSAEKCGDCEQGFRSLSELEAHQPSHTGERLFTCPECGKGFTWSSNLLRHQRVHSGETPFTCPECGKGFTRSSGLQQHQRVHTGERPFNCSKCGKGFTDSSTLLKHQQVHMDERPFKCVDCERCYKSSLNLMLHQRAHTDERPFRCSDCGTGFRQSSELIVHQRIHTGERPFTCTECGKGFTQSSGLLQRSVG